From Xylocopilactobacillus apis, a single genomic window includes:
- a CDS encoding DUF2975 domain-containing protein, whose translation MNKKINSILLSFLEIVTYIFSGIFAIATVGLIVIGLEKIFRVGTLYKEFISDFISKSVDPGIKSTSMFSVLVLLISILVSIIIFFEITVFIRRIVKNLKHEIYFNFDNLKNIRWIMYSAAFFLILDVLSKIVFDIVHLNIFYTSWSEIFVSALVFLGIYVIYLVFKRGVELQEDSDSLI comes from the coding sequence ATGAATAAAAAAATTAATTCGATTTTACTATCCTTTCTTGAAATCGTGACGTATATTTTTTCTGGAATATTTGCCATTGCAACTGTTGGATTGATAGTTATTGGACTAGAAAAAATTTTCAGAGTAGGGACTTTATATAAGGAGTTTATATCGGACTTTATATCAAAATCTGTGGATCCAGGCATAAAATCCACTTCTATGTTTTCGGTCCTCGTGTTGTTGATTTCTATTTTGGTATCCATTATTATTTTTTTCGAAATTACAGTTTTTATCAGGAGAATCGTTAAGAATCTTAAACATGAGATTTATTTTAATTTTGATAACCTCAAAAATATTAGATGGATTATGTATTCAGCAGCTTTCTTTCTAATTCTTGATGTCTTATCCAAAATAGTATTTGATATAGTTCATTTGAATATCTTTTACACTTCATGGTCGGAGATATTTGTTTCTGCCTTAGTGTTTCTAGGTATTTATGTAATTTACCTAGTATTCAAGCGAGGAGTGGAACTGCAAGAAGATTCTGATAGTTTAATTTAA
- a CDS encoding sensor histidine kinase: protein MAKRQLTLNRVLIQFILSLIGSVVFVVILNLFLFYSGLKLNLFSNANQAEIRANQTIQKINRAERFSDQMISDDLNYAVFNNHKLEKTNLNSQLLTEASKYEKDSATKVPNYFLITKKGSRTIILYYKIQAAYTNRSLNRWLLPPEMLQLLITALMFIAACLINVRLFARKIKKQLIPLEAAITQIENQNLDFDVGSASIKEINQVLQSIETMKNSLKESLISQWNAEAEERSKIAALSHDLRTPLTVILGNAELLKEDDLTEDQINELDDLIASAEIIEQDLNQLILLAKNKQAAKKQDIVSLTDFMNKVLGEITPLTKLKKIDFKINRVVQDASVPKEMRQVIVNIISNAVDFCPINGVIKFSVIKESDELQFVIEDSGSKEEERLNPNHFGMGLEIAKSIVKKHHGKIIFGRSQDLGGRKVIISL, encoded by the coding sequence ATGGCAAAGCGGCAATTAACTTTAAATCGAGTTTTAATTCAATTTATTTTATCTCTTATTGGTTCGGTTGTTTTCGTTGTGATTTTAAATTTGTTTCTATTCTATTCAGGTCTTAAATTAAATCTGTTTAGTAACGCTAATCAGGCAGAGATTCGCGCAAATCAGACAATTCAGAAAATTAATCGTGCGGAGCGCTTTTCAGATCAAATGATTTCTGATGATCTAAATTATGCAGTTTTTAATAATCATAAATTAGAGAAAACTAATTTAAATTCTCAATTGTTAACAGAAGCATCTAAATATGAAAAAGATTCTGCGACTAAAGTTCCCAATTATTTCTTAATCACGAAAAAAGGCTCAAGAACAATAATTTTGTATTATAAAATTCAAGCAGCATATACTAATCGCTCATTAAATCGTTGGCTATTGCCGCCTGAGATGCTGCAGCTATTAATAACGGCTTTAATGTTTATTGCCGCTTGTTTAATAAATGTTCGCCTTTTTGCCCGTAAAATAAAAAAGCAGCTAATTCCTCTTGAAGCAGCAATTACTCAAATTGAAAATCAGAACCTTGATTTCGACGTTGGCTCAGCTTCAATTAAAGAGATTAACCAAGTGCTGCAGTCAATTGAGACGATGAAAAATTCGCTCAAAGAATCATTAATCAGTCAGTGGAATGCTGAGGCTGAAGAACGCAGCAAGATTGCCGCTTTGTCTCATGATTTAAGAACGCCACTTACGGTAATTTTAGGAAATGCAGAGCTGTTAAAAGAAGATGATTTAACTGAAGATCAGATTAATGAGCTTGATGATTTAATCGCAAGTGCAGAGATCATTGAACAAGATTTAAATCAGTTAATTTTACTAGCCAAAAATAAGCAGGCAGCTAAAAAGCAAGACATCGTTTCTTTAACAGATTTTATGAATAAAGTTTTAGGAGAAATCACCCCTTTAACTAAGTTAAAGAAAATAGATTTTAAAATAAATAGAGTAGTCCAAGATGCAAGTGTACCAAAGGAAATGCGTCAGGTAATCGTCAATATTATTAGTAACGCAGTGGATTTCTGTCCGATAAATGGCGTAATTAAATTTTCAGTGATAAAAGAATCAGACGAGCTGCAGTTTGTAATTGAAGATAGCGGATCAAAGGAAGAAGAACGCTTAAATCCTAATCACTTTGGCATGGGTTTAGAGATAGCAAAAAGCATTGTAAAGAAACATCACGGCAAGATTATTTTCGGACGCTCACAAGATTTAGGCGGTCGAAAAGTTATTATTTCTTTATAA
- a CDS encoding response regulator transcription factor, translated as MEKILVVDDEPSILRLLKTSLEKDGYLVDTAQSLASLNFNQLSSYNLMILDVMMPGISGFEFVQKHREELDCPIIFLTAKNQEADILLGLGLGADDYIVKPFRSRELRARVKAHLRREERPHRHVFKAGDFTFDLNKKVMFYRNQKVSLTKGEYAICEFLAKNKGFVFSKDQIYEQVFGIESDGDSNSIVTHIKNIRQKLSVQNCPIQTSWGVGYLWQSGN; from the coding sequence ATGGAAAAAATATTAGTAGTTGATGATGAGCCTTCAATTTTGCGGCTGTTAAAAACAAGTTTAGAAAAAGATGGCTACTTAGTCGATACAGCTCAAAGTTTAGCTTCGTTAAATTTTAATCAATTAAGTTCTTACAATTTAATGATTTTAGATGTAATGATGCCTGGGATTAGTGGATTTGAATTCGTGCAGAAGCATCGTGAAGAATTGGATTGCCCGATTATTTTTTTAACTGCCAAAAATCAGGAAGCCGACATTCTATTGGGTCTTGGTCTTGGAGCAGATGATTATATTGTAAAGCCATTTCGTTCAAGAGAGTTAAGAGCAAGGGTTAAAGCTCATCTTCGCCGAGAAGAAAGACCTCATCGGCACGTTTTCAAAGCAGGGGATTTTACTTTCGACTTAAATAAAAAGGTCATGTTTTATCGAAATCAAAAAGTGTCTTTGACAAAAGGAGAGTATGCAATTTGTGAATTTTTGGCAAAAAATAAAGGGTTTGTATTCTCCAAAGATCAAATTTATGAACAGGTTTTCGGAATTGAAAGTGATGGTGACAGCAATTCCATCGTAACGCATATAAAGAATATTCGTCAGAAACTTTCAGTGCAGAATTGTCCAATTCAAACTTCGTGGGGTGTTGGTTATTTATGGCAAAGCGGCAATTAA
- a CDS encoding ABC transporter ATP-binding protein, which yields MILELKDLTKSFKKQLVLDGINLSIEEPRLIALVAPNGSGKTTLLNIICNLERPDTGSVKIEGVTNHMQEIFYDVTYMQDNSVLYTELTGMDHIKFVQAAHNLSDERVEEVLTDLKMNYYMNKKVQNYSLGMKQHLLFAMVILPKPKLLLMDEPLNGLDPASVARVRETLKDLFKAGTTILFSSHNLDQIDKLTDDIYFLKNKQLVSCKEIIDQSINTYTVVVNDIEEFADKIKQPIEIETAHKGKIKCSSEEMAEIIRLTGSDVLDYEKELPPLEQLYFDLFEDYRDGYNYV from the coding sequence ATGATTTTAGAATTAAAAGACCTTACAAAATCTTTTAAAAAGCAATTGGTGCTCGATGGAATTAATCTATCAATTGAAGAGCCACGGCTGATTGCTTTGGTTGCTCCTAACGGCTCTGGCAAAACAACTTTGTTAAATATCATTTGTAATCTGGAGCGCCCTGATACAGGTTCAGTTAAAATCGAAGGGGTCACTAATCATATGCAGGAAATTTTTTATGATGTGACTTACATGCAGGACAACAGTGTTTTGTATACTGAATTGACAGGGATGGATCATATTAAATTTGTGCAGGCGGCACATAATTTAAGTGATGAACGAGTGGAAGAAGTACTCACTGATCTTAAAATGAATTATTACATGAACAAAAAAGTTCAAAACTATTCGCTTGGAATGAAGCAGCATTTGCTTTTTGCGATGGTGATTTTGCCTAAACCGAAGCTGTTATTAATGGACGAGCCTTTAAACGGGTTAGATCCAGCAAGCGTTGCTCGAGTGAGAGAAACATTAAAAGATTTATTCAAAGCGGGTACGACGATTTTATTTTCTTCGCATAACCTTGATCAGATTGATAAGCTGACAGATGACATTTACTTTTTAAAAAATAAACAGTTAGTTTCATGTAAAGAGATTATCGATCAGTCGATTAACACCTATACGGTAGTTGTTAATGATATTGAAGAATTTGCTGACAAGATCAAACAGCCGATCGAAATTGAAACAGCGCATAAAGGTAAGATTAAGTGCAGCAGTGAAGAAATGGCGGAGATTATTAGGCTCACAGGTTCTGACGTTTTAGATTACGAGAAAGAACTGCCTCCTTTAGAACAGCTTTATTTCGATTTATTTGAGGATTATCGTGATGGCTACAATTACGTTTGA
- a CDS encoding ABC transporter ATP-binding protein, producing MIYKYYSRFKFILLNIFGLISSAEGIVLAFMVGNLTDIATKGTYQSIPRVITITLVAFLITFASQLMFNYLKTDAIKTTNTYLRSKVLKGMLNATTEDNAEALGFLTNDFKLLETNRFGAEISIFINLYTMILALGYGIYLNWLITIIFIIGSCIPMIVSSIFQKPIQKSSENWSKANTKYVNQTKNFLAGTDTFRLYQKQDQAVARNSKTINVLENTLGKMNLINLNVNSAVMFVAYISTFLLPFLIGILLILKGFTTIGALFGIVQLSNSFVNPILTVLNERNNLSTTKNIVRKVNEYLTQADQLEDSSVTDFKKLLVNDLTLKRKDQVLAAGINLEIESGEKVAVIGPSGSGKSTLMQFLMAGKYGETQVIELNGTVQNPGTFSSIFAYASQKPIIFADNLWFNLTLGSDISKEEVNQICEKLDLSEIVKSKGYDYSLGDNADQLSGGQLARIELARAILAHRPVLLLDEINASLDRQTDHDIHQYLYDSTLTFIEVIHHYEPADLKKYDRVIDLGSNL from the coding sequence ATGATTTACAAATATTATTCCCGTTTTAAATTTATCCTGCTTAATATATTTGGATTGATCTCAAGTGCTGAAGGCATAGTGCTTGCTTTTATGGTGGGTAACTTAACAGATATTGCAACTAAAGGAACATATCAATCAATTCCTAGAGTTATTACGATTACTCTGGTAGCTTTTTTAATTACGTTTGCTTCACAGTTAATGTTTAATTACTTGAAAACAGATGCGATTAAAACAACTAATACTTATTTGCGTTCCAAAGTTCTTAAAGGCATGCTTAACGCAACGACTGAGGATAATGCAGAAGCACTAGGATTTTTAACCAACGATTTCAAATTACTCGAAACTAATCGTTTTGGGGCTGAAATTTCTATTTTCATTAATCTTTATACGATGATTCTGGCTTTAGGCTATGGGATTTATCTTAATTGGCTGATTACAATAATTTTTATTATTGGTTCTTGTATTCCAATGATTGTTTCCAGCATTTTTCAAAAACCGATTCAAAAATCTTCTGAGAATTGGTCAAAAGCAAACACTAAATATGTTAATCAAACTAAGAATTTTCTAGCAGGGACTGATACTTTTCGGCTTTATCAAAAGCAGGATCAAGCAGTAGCTAGAAATTCTAAAACGATCAATGTTTTAGAAAATACTTTGGGTAAAATGAATCTGATAAACTTGAATGTTAATTCAGCGGTCATGTTTGTAGCGTATATTTCGACATTTTTACTGCCGTTTTTAATTGGGATTTTATTAATCTTAAAAGGATTTACGACAATTGGCGCTTTGTTTGGAATTGTTCAGTTATCCAACTCGTTTGTTAATCCAATTTTAACGGTCTTAAATGAGAGAAATAATCTTTCGACGACTAAAAATATCGTTAGAAAGGTCAATGAGTATTTAACTCAGGCAGATCAGTTAGAAGATTCTTCAGTAACAGATTTTAAAAAATTGTTGGTCAATGATTTAACTTTAAAACGAAAAGATCAAGTGTTGGCAGCAGGCATTAATCTTGAAATTGAATCAGGCGAAAAAGTTGCAGTTATTGGTCCTTCCGGTTCAGGGAAGTCCACCTTAATGCAGTTTTTAATGGCAGGCAAATATGGAGAAACTCAAGTAATCGAACTTAACGGAACTGTTCAAAATCCGGGAACTTTCAGTTCGATTTTTGCTTACGCCAGTCAAAAGCCAATCATATTTGCCGATAATTTATGGTTTAACCTAACATTAGGTTCTGATATTTCAAAAGAAGAAGTTAATCAGATTTGTGAGAAGCTTGATTTAAGCGAAATTGTGAAATCTAAAGGCTATGATTATTCTTTGGGAGATAACGCAGATCAGCTCTCTGGCGGCCAGTTAGCTCGAATTGAATTAGCACGAGCCATTTTAGCTCATCGGCCAGTTTTATTGTTAGATGAAATTAATGCATCGCTTGACCGCCAGACGGATCATGACATTCATCAATATCTATATGATTCAACCCTAACTTTTATTGAAGTCATTCATCACTATGAACCAGCCGATTTGAAAAAATATGACCGAGTAATCGATCTTGGCTCTAATCTTTAA
- a CDS encoding RNA polymerase sigma factor, whose protein sequence is MNDQEIAAAVSNRDESVFNDLVTKYSKLLWAVAYSVMGQTASSFDVKEIVSDVFWRFWQHPEKYIETRGSLKNYLALMTKSLALNKIRDQKDPTETDEFIWEMIPAPKADNDLIWQTLFTAIETLKEPTKRICFERFFMELKPAVISKNLNLSLNEVNNRLYQGKKKIKPIMQQLMEREDLLR, encoded by the coding sequence ATGAATGACCAAGAGATTGCGGCGGCCGTAAGTAATCGAGATGAGTCAGTCTTTAATGATTTGGTAACGAAGTATTCTAAGCTATTGTGGGCAGTGGCTTATTCAGTGATGGGACAAACTGCTAGTTCTTTTGATGTTAAAGAAATAGTCAGTGATGTATTTTGGCGCTTTTGGCAGCACCCCGAAAAATACATAGAAACGCGTGGCTCGTTAAAAAATTATCTAGCTTTGATGACTAAAAGTTTAGCGTTAAATAAAATCAGAGATCAAAAAGATCCAACTGAAACTGATGAATTTATTTGGGAGATGATTCCAGCACCAAAAGCTGATAACGATTTAATCTGGCAGACCTTATTTACTGCAATTGAAACATTAAAGGAACCAACGAAGAGAATTTGTTTTGAGCGCTTCTTTATGGAACTAAAACCTGCTGTCATCAGTAAGAATTTGAATTTAAGTCTTAATGAAGTCAACAATCGTCTCTATCAGGGCAAAAAGAAAATTAAACCAATTATGCAGCAATTGATGGAAAGGGAGGACTTACTGCGATGA
- a CDS encoding RNA polymerase sigma factor encodes MDDQQIASAVKNKDEAVFDDVVNQYSKLLWVIAFSIIGKQTSESDVEELVSDVFWRFWQYPEKYDPSRGSLKNYLSLLTRSMAINKLQVKHDPIESDQDFILENLPDHTETNQTFWHLLFTAIESLSEPTKRICFERFFLELKPAAISENLELNVTEINNRLYQGKKKLKPILQKLMEEEL; translated from the coding sequence ATGGATGACCAACAAATTGCATCAGCGGTTAAAAACAAAGACGAAGCGGTTTTCGACGATGTAGTAAATCAATATTCCAAACTGCTGTGGGTGATTGCTTTTTCCATCATTGGAAAACAGACCAGCGAATCTGATGTTGAAGAATTGGTCAGTGATGTTTTCTGGCGATTTTGGCAGTACCCGGAAAAATATGACCCCAGCCGTGGTTCACTAAAAAATTATTTATCATTACTAACAAGAAGTATGGCGATCAATAAATTACAAGTAAAGCACGATCCGATTGAATCGGACCAAGACTTTATTTTAGAAAATTTACCAGATCACACAGAAACTAATCAAACTTTTTGGCATTTGTTATTTACAGCAATTGAATCGCTATCTGAGCCCACTAAAAGAATCTGCTTTGAACGATTTTTTCTGGAATTAAAACCAGCAGCGATCAGCGAGAATTTAGAGCTAAACGTGACAGAAATCAACAATCGTCTATATCAAGGGAAGAAAAAACTTAAGCCAATTTTACAAAAATTGATGGAGGAGGAATTATGA
- a CDS encoding PBECR4 domain-containing protein, producing the protein MTKESLLSNDRDYHKITLSETNSFKKYLPSIQKALRDTKDHFIGKVKIYIYVVNDREICSLPITFQSRHFMHLCGVKYSTGPRGFIKDLERKKLNLQNLYLKEDGSTFQKLEVIDKINLLDTLDTAVSIGNSMARIHYNSLLRTKANILGIAVDNDSNGVNFPLSLLNLSVIDTLTSFKVVAILEENKSTHVKKCLQKDKNCNNKINEYIDQLLDVSQKMRRDI; encoded by the coding sequence ATGACTAAAGAATCGTTGCTCAGTAATGATCGTGATTATCATAAAATAACACTTTCGGAAACAAATTCTTTTAAAAAATATCTTCCCAGTATCCAAAAAGCTCTACGCGATACTAAAGACCATTTTATTGGAAAAGTTAAAATTTATATTTATGTGGTAAATGATAGAGAAATATGTTCTTTACCAATCACTTTTCAAAGTAGGCATTTCATGCACTTATGTGGCGTGAAGTATTCTACAGGTCCTAGGGGATTTATTAAGGATTTAGAAAGAAAAAAATTAAACTTACAAAATTTATATTTAAAAGAAGATGGCAGCACTTTTCAGAAATTAGAAGTTATAGACAAAATTAACTTGCTTGATACTTTGGATACAGCAGTATCTATTGGAAATAGTATGGCCAGAATTCATTACAATAGTTTGTTAAGGACTAAAGCTAATATTTTGGGTATAGCTGTTGATAATGATAGTAATGGCGTTAATTTTCCGTTATCTTTATTAAACTTATCAGTTATAGATACACTTACATCATTTAAGGTAGTTGCCATATTAGAAGAAAATAAAAGCACTCATGTAAAAAAATGTTTGCAAAAAGATAAAAACTGTAATAATAAAATAAATGAGTACATTGATCAACTATTAGACGTGTCTCAAAAAATGAGGCGTGACATATAA
- a CDS encoding Fic family protein, giving the protein MEKYHGLKSYYYKYRDPADYQALVEKRQDNELAMHTGLIMSPLVREFRNHVQYEIFLLPAPQILKLSEEIYSISLDIEIRLKQLTEFAQDQLFYNSLIEELYSTNDIEGVRSSRQEISDTVDRLKRNDVGSVRFAGLVKLYENFQKEKYSSIHNVKDFREIWNELVSSEVAPEDQPDGELFRKSAVKIVSGDKIIHRGDEDEQAIITDLNRLIAEMNNEDLPYLPKCFLAHYYFEYIHTFYDGNGRVGRFIVCAYLARKLDRMSAIQFSTSIAKQRQSYYKAFNEMSNQYNQGEGTNFVISMMKLLKAGQIDVIEQLDEGIHLLHKSRKVLDQHNLTEINKEILFVLCQKEIFGRRLSAITDSDLSMMFNLTRYKLNKMLDDLVQQGLIEVKKTNPKTHVLTKKIIEEIFFY; this is encoded by the coding sequence ATGGAAAAGTACCATGGATTAAAAAGTTATTACTACAAATATAGAGATCCTGCAGATTATCAAGCACTGGTCGAAAAACGACAAGATAATGAATTGGCAATGCACACGGGACTCATAATGTCGCCTTTAGTCAGAGAATTTCGCAACCATGTACAATACGAGATCTTTTTGCTGCCAGCACCACAGATTTTAAAATTATCAGAAGAAATTTATTCAATTTCTTTAGATATTGAAATCCGATTAAAGCAATTAACTGAATTTGCTCAAGATCAGCTTTTTTATAACAGTTTAATCGAAGAACTTTACAGTACCAATGATATTGAAGGGGTTAGAAGCTCAAGGCAGGAAATCAGCGATACTGTTGATCGTCTGAAAAGAAATGATGTCGGAAGCGTAAGATTTGCGGGATTAGTGAAGCTGTATGAGAACTTTCAAAAGGAAAAGTACAGCTCCATTCATAATGTTAAAGACTTTAGAGAAATCTGGAATGAGTTAGTCAGTTCTGAAGTAGCGCCAGAAGATCAGCCAGACGGCGAACTTTTTAGAAAATCAGCGGTGAAAATCGTTTCAGGAGATAAGATCATTCATCGGGGAGATGAAGATGAACAGGCGATTATTACCGATCTCAATCGGTTGATTGCCGAAATGAATAATGAAGATTTACCCTATCTTCCCAAGTGTTTTCTGGCTCATTATTACTTTGAGTACATTCATACATTTTATGATGGTAATGGGCGGGTCGGCAGGTTTATTGTCTGTGCTTATCTCGCGAGAAAACTAGACCGGATGTCAGCAATTCAATTTTCTACTTCAATTGCTAAGCAGCGTCAGTCGTACTACAAGGCATTCAATGAAATGAGTAATCAGTACAATCAGGGTGAAGGCACCAACTTTGTAATTAGTATGATGAAGTTACTAAAAGCAGGACAGATTGATGTCATTGAACAACTTGATGAAGGGATCCATCTGCTTCACAAGTCTCGTAAGGTGCTCGATCAACATAATTTAACTGAAATCAATAAAGAAATTTTATTTGTCTTGTGCCAAAAAGAAATATTTGGTCGCCGGTTGAGCGCGATTACAGATTCAGATCTCAGTATGATGTTTAACTTAACTCGCTATAAGCTCAATAAAATGTTAGATGATTTAGTTCAGCAGGGCTTGATTGAAGTTAAAAAAACTAATCCCAAAACGCACGTCTTAACCAAGAAGATTATTGAAGAGATCTTCTTTTATTGA
- a CDS encoding alpha/beta fold hydrolase translates to MKIVEFGRDNPNVIILLHGGGLSWWNFREEAEILAQKYHVILPILDGHAGSDHNFQSIQANAQRIINFIDQNYQGQVLLIGGLSLGAQILVEILCLRSDICQYAIIESANLIPSKITNAMMPFAINLSYGLIQKEWFSKLQFKSLKMNEHFYPEYYRDTCLITKENMISFLKANTSFQADPTLKDCQVKTRIIVGAKENGAMKRSANILHEMLPHSTLEVKEGLYHGQYSLNYPEEYVQDLKRSYK, encoded by the coding sequence ATGAAGATCGTTGAATTTGGCAGGGACAATCCGAACGTAATAATTCTGCTTCATGGCGGAGGACTTTCTTGGTGGAATTTTAGGGAAGAAGCCGAGATTTTGGCGCAAAAATACCATGTGATTTTACCGATTCTTGATGGACACGCTGGAAGCGACCATAATTTTCAAAGCATCCAGGCAAACGCTCAAAGAATTATTAACTTTATTGATCAAAACTACCAAGGTCAAGTCTTGCTCATTGGTGGACTATCGCTGGGCGCGCAGATTTTAGTTGAAATTCTTTGTTTAAGAAGTGATATTTGCCAATACGCAATCATTGAAAGCGCCAATCTGATCCCATCTAAAATAACTAACGCCATGATGCCTTTTGCCATTAATCTTAGTTACGGATTAATTCAAAAAGAGTGGTTTTCTAAACTCCAATTTAAAAGCCTTAAGATGAATGAGCATTTTTATCCTGAATATTATCGGGATACTTGCCTAATCACTAAGGAAAACATGATTTCTTTTTTAAAGGCAAATACGAGTTTTCAAGCTGACCCAACCCTTAAAGATTGTCAGGTTAAAACACGAATTATCGTTGGAGCAAAAGAAAACGGGGCGATGAAACGCTCCGCGAATATTCTGCACGAGATGTTGCCTCACAGCACTTTAGAAGTTAAAGAAGGACTCTACCACGGTCAATACTCTTTAAATTATCCAGAAGAATATGTGCAGGATTTAAAACGGTCCTACAAATAG
- a CDS encoding type II toxin-antitoxin system Phd/YefM family antitoxin, whose product MTLRLTQNDFKKHTNKYLDKVSDQDETLYVSRSKGRSVTVISQQKMNYIETALRAKEESLDYAIPKDQLIKRGFLPDDEIVQSNDKYWD is encoded by the coding sequence ATGACATTAAGATTAACTCAAAACGACTTTAAAAAGCATACCAATAAATACCTAGACAAAGTGAGCGATCAAGATGAAACCTTATATGTTTCTCGATCCAAAGGACGCTCAGTTACTGTCATTTCACAACAAAAAATGAATTACATTGAAACTGCTCTAAGAGCTAAAGAAGAATCTCTTGACTACGCGATTCCAAAAGATCAATTAATCAAACGAGGGTTCTTACCTGATGATGAAATCGTTCAATCAAACGATAAATATTGGGACTAA
- a CDS encoding type II toxin-antitoxin system PemK/MazF family toxin has product MIFPNQGDLIYIDAEPHAGREEGGHNGNIRRLMVVLSNKGYNKSTGMVVGMMVTSKFKNDQRLYLPISNNQPQIKGSIITYQIPNFDYQARHGKIIGQVSQDLLSELIFRAKNIF; this is encoded by the coding sequence TTGATATTTCCTAATCAAGGGGATTTAATTTATATTGATGCCGAGCCACATGCTGGTCGTGAAGAGGGTGGTCATAATGGGAATATTAGAAGACTAATGGTCGTACTTTCTAATAAAGGATATAATAAATCAACCGGAATGGTTGTTGGAATGATGGTAACTTCAAAGTTCAAAAATGATCAACGACTTTATTTGCCTATTTCAAACAATCAACCCCAAATAAAAGGATCTATTATTACCTATCAAATTCCAAATTTTGATTATCAAGCTCGACACGGAAAAATAATTGGTCAAGTCAGTCAAGATCTTTTAAGTGAGTTAATCTTCAGAGCTAAAAATATTTTTTAA
- a CDS encoding helix-turn-helix domain-containing protein: MTIGELLKQYRISKLRTQKEWANGVVSPSYYAKVEKNQHRITAEDLVEILRKNNVSIIDFFKEYNYQDQKHHDIKTKIDNIIIEAYYHGDARELKKIQKIFVEGDDPNRDEQILMIKVFIALLDNNPNELTEADKTALKEKIFNAADFDQTKLELYCNCMYFYDLDSNLILAKKMVEKFKDNPDKNIQEAVLGIICNLLSFCIKDKRESETSLFIEAADQITTKPQLFFYKNVVLVYKSLIEYHKTHEAKDLAVCKMAIDYFSLLGMPEFSNSMRDDLLKDELVER; the protein is encoded by the coding sequence ATGACGATTGGTGAATTGTTAAAGCAGTATCGGATTTCAAAACTTAGAACACAAAAAGAATGGGCTAATGGTGTTGTTAGTCCTTCTTATTATGCAAAAGTCGAGAAGAATCAGCATCGCATCACGGCCGAAGATTTAGTTGAGATCCTTCGAAAAAATAATGTTTCAATCATCGATTTTTTTAAAGAATACAATTATCAAGATCAAAAGCATCATGATATTAAAACAAAAATAGATAATATTATTATTGAGGCTTATTATCACGGAGATGCCAGAGAGCTTAAAAAAATTCAGAAAATTTTTGTTGAGGGAGATGATCCCAATCGTGATGAACAAATTCTGATGATTAAAGTTTTTATTGCGTTATTAGATAATAATCCCAACGAATTAACGGAAGCCGACAAAACTGCTTTAAAAGAGAAAATTTTCAATGCAGCAGATTTTGATCAAACTAAACTAGAACTTTACTGTAATTGTATGTACTTTTATGATCTTGACAGTAATCTTATTTTAGCGAAAAAGATGGTTGAAAAATTTAAAGACAACCCTGATAAAAATATTCAAGAAGCAGTGTTAGGAATCATTTGCAATTTATTGAGTTTTTGTATTAAAGACAAAAGGGAAAGTGAAACAAGTCTTTTTATTGAAGCAGCTGACCAAATTACAACTAAACCACAGTTGTTTTTCTACAAAAATGTTGTATTAGTGTATAAAAGTTTGATCGAATACCATAAAACTCATGAGGCAAAAGATCTGGCTGTCTGCAAAATGGCGATCGATTATTTTTCATTGTTAGGCATGCCGGAGTTTAGTAATAGCATGCGAGATGATTTATTGAAAGACGAGTTAGTTGAGAGATGA